In Candidatus Cybelea sp., the following proteins share a genomic window:
- a CDS encoding FAD-dependent monooxygenase has product MTSATRVLIAGAGPTGLVLALSLARQGIPFRLIDAADGPGERSRAMVVQARTLEFYRQFGFADAMVEEGIVVQRLHLRESVRGGASREVLQLRFSDLGAGISPYPFALTYPQDDHERFLEKRLAEAGFAVERKTALTGLSQDETGVRVTVTGPNGEEGIEAEYLCGCDGAHSRVRESLGLGFAGVTYEQPFFVCDCKVAEGFDTDLYANLGEHALVLLFPVRSSGMQRLIGLVPPELSKTENLTFDDIRNRIEPVLGTRVTEVNWFAFYRVHHRVAERFRNGRAFILGDAAHIHSPAGGQGMNTGIGDAVNLGWKLGGVLRGRTAANVLESFEEERVAFARALVATTDRAFTAIVAPGLAGEFIRRFAAPLGIVAATRLPVTRRTFFRLVSQTQIHYPDSSLSEGKAGGVRGGDRLPWVESIDNYEPLRSLDWQLHVYGQPGSSVAALCEHLGISVEAFAWSRDVAKAGFAHDAGYLVRPDGHVALAFEGDEPARLDAYARGISLSAIAPNP; this is encoded by the coding sequence GTGACCTCTGCCACGCGAGTCTTGATTGCCGGGGCCGGGCCGACGGGACTCGTGCTCGCGTTGAGTCTCGCCCGACAGGGCATTCCGTTCCGGCTGATCGACGCGGCGGATGGACCCGGCGAACGGTCGCGCGCGATGGTCGTGCAGGCTCGCACGCTCGAGTTCTACCGGCAGTTTGGCTTCGCGGACGCTATGGTCGAGGAAGGAATCGTCGTGCAGCGCCTGCATTTGCGTGAAAGCGTCCGTGGAGGCGCATCGCGCGAGGTGTTGCAGCTTCGCTTTAGCGATCTGGGCGCCGGCATCAGTCCCTATCCGTTCGCGCTTACGTATCCGCAAGACGATCACGAGCGCTTCCTCGAAAAACGTCTCGCGGAAGCGGGCTTTGCGGTCGAACGGAAAACCGCGCTAACCGGATTGTCGCAGGATGAAACCGGCGTCCGCGTGACGGTTACCGGGCCAAACGGTGAGGAAGGGATCGAGGCCGAGTATCTCTGCGGCTGCGACGGCGCGCACTCACGGGTGCGCGAATCACTCGGCCTGGGCTTTGCCGGCGTCACGTACGAGCAGCCGTTCTTCGTCTGTGACTGCAAGGTCGCCGAGGGGTTCGATACCGACCTTTACGCCAACCTCGGCGAGCACGCGCTGGTCCTGCTGTTCCCGGTTCGCTCGAGCGGAATGCAGCGCTTGATCGGGCTCGTCCCCCCGGAGCTTTCGAAAACCGAAAACCTGACCTTCGACGACATCCGCAATCGCATCGAACCGGTACTCGGCACGCGGGTGACCGAGGTCAACTGGTTTGCGTTCTATCGCGTGCACCACCGCGTCGCCGAGCGCTTTCGTAACGGACGAGCGTTCATTCTGGGCGACGCCGCGCACATTCACAGCCCGGCGGGCGGTCAAGGGATGAATACCGGTATCGGCGATGCGGTGAACCTCGGCTGGAAGCTTGGCGGCGTGCTGCGCGGCCGAACGGCAGCAAACGTTCTCGAAAGCTTTGAAGAGGAGCGCGTCGCTTTTGCGCGCGCTTTGGTGGCAACGACCGATCGCGCGTTCACCGCCATCGTCGCGCCCGGCCTCGCCGGTGAGTTTATCCGCCGCTTCGCTGCGCCGCTCGGCATCGTAGCGGCGACGCGGCTGCCGGTCACGAGGCGCACCTTCTTCCGCCTCGTTTCCCAGACGCAGATTCACTATCCCGATTCAAGCCTGAGTGAGGGTAAGGCGGGCGGCGTCCGCGGCGGCGACCGCCTCCCGTGGGTGGAGAGCATCGACAACTACGAACCGCTACGCTCGCTGGACTGGCAGCTGCACGTCTACGGGCAGCCCGGAAGCAGCGTCGCGGCGCTCTGCGAGCATCTCGGCATTTCGGTAGAAGCGTTCGCGTGGAGCCGCGACGTAGCAAAAGCCGGTTTCGCCCACGACGCCGGCTATCTCGTTCGGCCGGACGGCCACGTTGCACTCGCATTTGAGGGCGACGAGCCGGCGCGCTTGGACGCTTACGCTCGGGGCATCTCGCTTTCGGCGATCGCGCCGAACCCCTAG
- a CDS encoding alpha/beta hydrolase gives MRLLTRCALILVVLSAAPLCCGATVSERHVQPQGTSYSGILKVERFGNRDNRALVFIPALFCGSWQWNAQINKLSKEYNVVVTLPGFGGRPMVPGDDLMARAAESLHELIVTRHLRRPVIVGHSLGGTLAVYFAEHYPNDLTNLVTVEGGYPVAPTQPARDAAVKKSTAPYEGLPQAEVSAVARKQTLQHTITQKGDVETVEILAARSKPAAIVAWLQAALSLDLTPGLKRITVPFTAIIPFDPDIDPYQGFKTAAQKQDDYTRWVENAPDGKVVLITPSRHFVMFDQPQRFEQALETAISR, from the coding sequence ATGAGGCTCCTGACGCGTTGCGCGCTGATACTCGTGGTGCTCTCAGCCGCGCCGCTCTGCTGTGGTGCGACCGTCTCTGAGCGCCACGTACAGCCGCAGGGCACTTCCTACTCCGGCATCTTGAAAGTCGAACGCTTCGGCAATCGCGATAATCGCGCGCTCGTCTTTATTCCGGCGCTCTTTTGCGGCTCATGGCAATGGAACGCGCAGATCAACAAGCTTTCGAAGGAATACAACGTCGTCGTGACCTTGCCCGGTTTCGGCGGTCGTCCGATGGTACCAGGCGACGACTTGATGGCTCGCGCGGCGGAGAGCCTGCATGAATTGATCGTCACCCGGCATCTCCGCCGGCCGGTGATCGTCGGACACAGTTTGGGCGGAACGCTCGCCGTCTACTTTGCCGAGCACTATCCCAACGATCTCACAAATCTCGTGACGGTCGAAGGCGGATACCCGGTCGCTCCAACGCAGCCGGCCCGCGACGCGGCCGTAAAGAAAAGCACGGCTCCGTACGAAGGGTTGCCGCAGGCTGAGGTGAGCGCCGTCGCCCGCAAGCAGACGCTGCAGCATACGATCACGCAAAAAGGCGATGTCGAAACCGTCGAGATCCTGGCCGCGCGCAGCAAGCCGGCAGCGATCGTCGCGTGGCTGCAGGCCGCGCTCTCGCTCGATCTCACGCCGGGCCTCAAACGAATAACGGTTCCCTTTACCGCCATCATCCCGTTCGACCCCGATATCGATCCGTATCAAGGCTTCAAAACGGCCGCGCAAAAGCAAGACGACTACACGCGCTGGGTTGAAAATGCCCCCGACGGTAAGGTCGTCCTAATCACGCCAAGCCGCCATTTTGTGATGTTCGACCAGCCCCAGCGCTTCGAGCAGGCACTGGAGACGGCGATCTCCCGCTAG
- a CDS encoding DUF5069 domain-containing protein codes for MRNEGSGRPFRSPYEKALGLVFLPRLIDKMRAVGTPTLDGYNYKTVGMDATVLGFLEVDGDVLEAYVREGHNDDRVYAWIQAHGRHYDAADAQDLNHRILDRGQRSDDEKATFEARRAQRYPGREDLRYYVDLIEADEGGAIRARPLPKSAYEPE; via the coding sequence ATGCGCAACGAGGGGTCCGGGCGCCCATTCCGCAGCCCGTACGAAAAGGCACTCGGCTTGGTGTTCCTGCCGCGGCTGATCGATAAGATGCGCGCCGTCGGAACGCCAACCCTGGACGGATATAACTACAAGACCGTTGGGATGGATGCCACGGTGCTGGGGTTCTTGGAAGTCGATGGCGACGTGCTGGAAGCGTACGTGCGCGAAGGCCACAACGACGATCGGGTCTATGCTTGGATACAAGCACACGGCCGGCACTACGACGCGGCGGACGCGCAGGATCTCAACCACCGCATCCTCGATCGAGGTCAACGCAGCGACGATGAGAAAGCGACGTTCGAGGCGCGTCGCGCGCAACGCTATCCCGGTCGGGAGGATCTTCGTTACTACGTCGATCTTATCGAAGCAGATGAAGGTGGAGCGATTCGGGCTCGGCCTCTCCCAAAGAGTGCCTACGAACCCGAGTAA
- a CDS encoding SDR family oxidoreductase, producing the protein MSRAIVTGASGGFGLEFAKLLAADKHDLVLIARSGDKLEALAAELRARYGVSVETLVLDLSKPDAAAAVLKHVPECDVLINNAGFATNGRFDEIPPERIRDEIALDVLTLTELVRAYVPAMRARGSGRILNVASTAGLLPGPFMSVYYACKAYVLSFSQGIAEELRGTGVTVTCLAPGASATGFAERANAGRSLLFGKLPLARAAPVARSGYRAMLAGRDLVVPGLSNKLVVLGSRLSPRRLLIWMSRRSIE; encoded by the coding sequence ATGAGTCGTGCGATCGTGACCGGCGCCTCAGGCGGTTTCGGCTTAGAGTTTGCCAAGCTGCTCGCCGCCGACAAGCACGATCTCGTACTTATTGCGCGCTCGGGCGATAAGCTCGAAGCGTTGGCTGCGGAATTGCGTGCGCGATACGGCGTGAGCGTCGAGACGCTGGTCTTAGATTTGAGCAAGCCCGATGCCGCGGCAGCCGTACTCAAGCACGTGCCGGAGTGCGACGTCCTGATCAACAATGCCGGCTTCGCCACGAACGGCCGCTTCGACGAGATCCCGCCGGAGCGCATTCGCGACGAGATCGCCCTCGACGTCTTGACGTTGACCGAGCTTGTTCGCGCTTACGTTCCGGCTATGCGTGCCCGCGGCTCCGGCCGAATCTTAAACGTCGCTTCGACAGCCGGCCTGCTGCCCGGCCCATTCATGTCGGTGTACTACGCCTGTAAGGCCTACGTGCTCTCTTTTTCGCAGGGAATCGCCGAGGAGCTTCGCGGCACGGGCGTCACGGTGACTTGTCTGGCTCCCGGGGCTTCGGCAACCGGCTTTGCCGAGCGCGCGAATGCGGGCCGTTCGCTGCTCTTTGGAAAACTGCCCTTGGCAAGGGCGGCGCCGGTTGCGCGAAGCGGTTACCGCGCGATGCTGGCCGGGCGCGATCTCGTCGTTCCCGGGCTTTCGAATAAGCTGGTTGTGCTCGGTTCGCGGCTGAGCCCGCGGCGTTTGCTGATCTGGATGTCGCGCCGGTCGATCGAGTGA
- a CDS encoding Fe-Mn family superoxide dismutase has product MQGISDQTLEIHFGLYEGYVKNTNALLDRIDALRSGGQNSGASPEFAEIVRRLGWEFDGMRLHEYYFDNLTSSPVALKSGKLHDALGKSFGDAEQWKKDFAATGGMRGIGWAITYLDPDTKQLLNVWVGDHNVNNLAGCEPIVVMDLWEHAWLRDYKPADKGKYVEAFIGNIDWEACEARLKAIT; this is encoded by the coding sequence TTGCAGGGCATCTCGGACCAAACCCTCGAGATCCACTTCGGCCTGTACGAAGGCTATGTCAAAAACACCAATGCGCTTCTCGACCGAATCGACGCGCTTCGAAGCGGCGGCCAGAACTCCGGCGCGAGCCCCGAGTTTGCCGAGATCGTCCGGCGCTTAGGGTGGGAGTTCGACGGGATGCGGCTCCACGAATACTATTTCGATAACCTCACCAGCTCGCCGGTGGCCTTGAAATCGGGCAAGCTGCACGATGCCCTCGGGAAATCGTTCGGTGACGCGGAACAGTGGAAGAAGGACTTCGCTGCGACCGGGGGGATGCGCGGCATCGGCTGGGCGATCACCTACCTGGATCCCGATACAAAACAGCTCCTCAACGTTTGGGTCGGCGACCACAATGTCAACAACCTTGCCGGCTGCGAGCCGATCGTCGTCATGGATCTGTGGGAGCACGCGTGGCTGCGCGATTACAAGCCGGCCGACAAAGGTAAGTACGTCGAAGCCTTCATCGGCAACATCGACTGGGAGGCCTGCGAGGCCCGGCTCAAAGCAATAACCTGA
- a CDS encoding DUF2332 domain-containing protein — protein MTDITTRLEHQAQACAAMGSPFTAALLREAIAQYRAGDRAVAALFDSLDGYFRPGLHLAGALHYLALSGDPKLRTHYPSTGGNGDARAAWRAVREIVARTPERLAPILARIPQTNEPARSMPLLAACAFLAARFGMPLRLREIGASAGLNLRFDRFGYDGGDWRWGDPESPLVLRNRIASGHPASLDAYLEITDRRGCDLHPLDATKEEDRLRLTSFVWPDQHDRLERLRGALAVARAFPVTVDQESYATWLPREGGTAGGRVTVAISTLVEEHLSPQEKARLVGTIAQCAEAASAVAPFAHVSMELDGRAYRTAVKSWPGPSEAVTICRSDGHAQDIVWPANV, from the coding sequence ATGACGGATATAACGACGCGGTTGGAACACCAGGCGCAGGCCTGCGCGGCGATGGGCTCCCCGTTCACGGCTGCGTTGCTGCGCGAAGCGATCGCGCAGTATCGCGCGGGCGATCGCGCGGTCGCGGCGTTGTTCGACTCCCTCGACGGGTACTTTCGCCCCGGACTGCATCTCGCCGGTGCGTTGCACTATCTCGCATTGTCCGGCGACCCGAAGCTTCGAACGCACTATCCGTCAACCGGCGGCAACGGCGACGCGCGCGCCGCCTGGCGAGCCGTCCGCGAAATTGTCGCGCGCACGCCCGAGCGATTGGCGCCGATTCTCGCAAGGATCCCCCAGACGAACGAGCCGGCGCGTTCGATGCCGCTGCTGGCCGCGTGCGCTTTTCTGGCGGCGCGTTTCGGGATGCCGCTGCGCCTTCGCGAGATCGGCGCGAGCGCGGGGCTCAATCTTCGTTTCGACCGCTTCGGCTACGACGGCGGCGACTGGCGCTGGGGCGATCCGGAATCGCCGCTAGTGCTGCGCAATCGCATCGCCTCGGGGCACCCGGCGTCGCTGGACGCTTATCTCGAAATAACCGATCGCCGCGGTTGCGATCTCCACCCGCTCGATGCAACAAAAGAAGAAGACCGTCTACGATTGACGTCGTTCGTTTGGCCCGATCAACACGACCGTCTCGAGCGTCTGCGCGGCGCGCTCGCGGTCGCGCGCGCGTTTCCGGTCACGGTCGACCAAGAGAGCTACGCGACTTGGCTTCCGCGTGAAGGCGGCACGGCCGGCGGTCGCGTCACGGTCGCGATCAGCACCCTCGTGGAAGAGCACCTTTCACCCCAAGAGAAAGCCCGCCTCGTCGGCACGATCGCGCAGTGCGCTGAGGCGGCATCGGCGGTCGCGCCCTTTGCGCACGTTTCGATGGAGCTCGACGGACGCGCCTATCGTACCGCGGTGAAAAGCTGGCCGGGACCAAGCGAAGCGGTGACGATCTGCCGCAGCGACGGTCACGCACAAGATATCGTCTGGCCGGCTAACGTTTGA
- a CDS encoding isoprenylcysteine carboxylmethyltransferase family protein, with product MRQLIVLTTSAAYFVLVILCDGGFARFFSQPPLIALTIAFCALVIAAALAGGGISRGEREDRSNRWVLIPFSLLGLALAVVPAYSDRIGLLTFGGDAIRWAGLVLFIIGGALRIWPVFILGDRFSGLVAIQRGHQLLTTGIYGVIRHPSYAGLLISSVGWSLAFRSALGLICTALLVPVIIARIRSEEALLGAHFGPEYDAYRARTARLIPGLY from the coding sequence ATGCGCCAGCTAATCGTGCTCACCACCTCGGCCGCCTATTTCGTGCTCGTGATTCTCTGCGACGGCGGATTCGCGCGCTTTTTCTCCCAGCCGCCGCTCATCGCCCTGACGATTGCTTTCTGCGCGCTCGTTATCGCCGCGGCGCTGGCCGGCGGCGGTATATCGCGCGGGGAGCGAGAGGACCGCTCCAATCGCTGGGTGCTGATTCCCTTCTCGCTGCTCGGCCTCGCGCTTGCCGTGGTGCCCGCATACTCCGATCGCATCGGCCTTCTTACGTTCGGCGGCGATGCGATTCGCTGGGCCGGTCTCGTGCTCTTCATTATCGGCGGCGCGCTGCGCATCTGGCCGGTCTTCATTTTGGGCGATCGCTTCAGCGGGCTGGTAGCGATCCAACGCGGTCATCAGTTGCTGACGACCGGAATCTACGGCGTCATCCGCCATCCCAGCTACGCCGGGTTATTGATCAGCTCAGTTGGCTGGAGCTTAGCCTTTCGGTCGGCGCTCGGGCTGATTTGCACCGCGCTGCTCGTGCCGGTGATTATCGCGCGCATTCGTTCGGAGGAGGCACTGCTCGGCGCGCACTTCGGCCCCGAATACGACGCCTATCGTGCGCGTACCGCGCGCCTGATTCCCGGCCTGTACTAA